The Monodelphis domestica isolate mMonDom1 chromosome 5, mMonDom1.pri, whole genome shotgun sequence DNA segment cttctgccttgaaaccaatacacagtattgattccaagatgaaaggtgagggtgtaaaaaaaaaaagaataaatcacttaatctcctaAAGCCTCAGTTGCAGAATTGGTAAAATGGCAGCAATAGTATGATAATGAggataaataaaaattctaatacCGGCCTTTTGTCACAGTTGATTGTTAAGCTCAAGTGAGCTAATAGAATCTTAAATTTCTTTGAGAGAATAAATTCACGGCACAAGGGGAAGGTGGTTTATACTCTCATCACTGTGATCTCTTTGGTCCATCCCATTTCTGAGGCACAGCTCTGATGGACTTCTCGTATTCTTCTTATAAGCACCATTGCTGACTGAGTTTTTAATCAATAAGAATGAGAGAGgatacttttcttttcccatatttttttaatggCGATTCTGACTTCCACGTTCTTCAAACTATAGATGATGGGGTTTAATAATGGTGTCACAGTGCTATACTGCAGGGAGATGACTTGTTCCAGGATGGAGCCAGTAGCAGGGCTCATATATCGACCCAAACCTGTCACAAAGAACAAAGTCACTACAATCACATGGGAGGAGCAAGTAGAAAAGGCTTTGCTTCTGCCTGAGGCTGAGCTGATCTTCAGGATGGCAGAGATGATTCGGGTATAAGAAAACATGATGGGGAAGAAGCAGCCAAATCCAAAGACAACCAAGGTGGTGAACAAGATCATTTTGTTCAGGAAGAGGTCAGTGCAGGAGAGAGGTAAGAGTTCAGGCATCTCACAGCTGTAGTGGTGGATGAGGAAGGGGCCACAGAAATGCAGCCTCAGCAAAGGCAGGGTGTTGAGCAGGGAGATGATGACCCCAAGTAGACAAGAACCACAGGCCAGAAAGATACAGAACTGTTTGTTCATGACTGTCACATAAACCAGAGGGTTGCAGATGGCTGAGTAGCGGTCATAGGCCATGGCTGAGAGGAGAAAGGCTTCAGATGATGCAATGAAAAACACTAGTCCAATCTGTATCATACACCGACTGAAGAAGACAGTTTTCCTCTTGGCCAGGAGTATTTGAACCAACTTTGGCACCATGACTGAGGAAtaaaagagatcaaaaaaagataaattcacCAAGAAGAAGTACATGGGTGTGTGAAGGTGAGAATCCATCTTGATGATTGCCATTATCAGAAGGTTTCCAGCTAAGGTGAGAATGTAGATCAATAGGAAGAGAAAGGCTAGGATGTAATGGATGTGGAGGCTGCTGGGAAATGGTAGAAGGATGAATTCTGGGTCTGTGGTCAGATTATCTGGCATCATTTGTTCTGGAAAATCCCTCCCTGAGAAATAGAAAAGCACATCATCCAActaagcaagcaagcaagcaaccAACTAACCACCCAACGAATCTTTATTGACCAACTGGTAGATGTTCaactaattaaatatataaactataagTCCCTAAAGACATGTTCCCTGCCATTTTAGAGGCATAAGCTTTCTAAGGAGACATGATGGAGACACAGGAAAAGCTTCTGGaagaaaaataatgcaaaaaagaataagcattaaCTTGTGTCTTCAAGATTCTGTACTGCAAGAGTGGAAAGGAATGGAGTACCATGATGGCTGGAATGGTAAAGAGTCATTGGCATTACGGAGGAAATGAGATGATTTGAATGAAATATTGTGGCATGGTGTTATTGATATCAGAGTTCTCCCTCTGAGCTGTCAATACACAATGCTGAGTTCTGACCTTTTTCTTCTGACTATAGATTGCAAAGAAGGCATCAAACTGGACTGGTATAGGTAATCTCTCAGTGGTAAATTTATTGGTCTGTCTGGTAAAGAAACAACTAACAGACAAAGAGACACATTTTTCCTCAAAAATGACTTCTCATTCTAACATTTCTTTCCTGCCTTTATCCTTTTACTTACATTGTTCTCTTATCCAGGACCTGTAcat contains these protein-coding regions:
- the LOC100617330 gene encoding olfactory receptor 8S1-like, with the protein product MPDNLTTDPEFILLPFPSSLHIHYILAFLFLLIYILTLAGNLLIMAIIKMDSHLHTPMYFFLVNLSFFDLFYSSVMVPKLVQILLAKRKTVFFSRCMIQIGLVFFIASSEAFLLSAMAYDRYSAICNPLVYVTVMNKQFCIFLACGSCLLGVIISLLNTLPLLRLHFCGPFLIHHYSCEMPELLPLSCTDLFLNKMILFTTLVVFGFGCFFPIMFSYTRIISAILKISSASGRSKAFSTCSSHVIVVTLFFVTGLGRYMSPATGSILEQVISLQYSTVTPLLNPIIYSLKNVEVRIAIKKIWEKKSILSHSY